A single genomic interval of Daucus carota subsp. sativus chromosome 1, DH1 v3.0, whole genome shotgun sequence harbors:
- the LOC108196904 gene encoding purple acid phosphatase 2-like, translating into MDFPRFIFVISVLTVMFLSSGKICSGSFTSSFVRKAEKGVDMPLDSDVFNIPLGYNAPQQVHITQGDHKGKEMIVSWTTMDEAGSNTVLYWSEENKNKNKAEGIVITYKFYNYTSGYIHHCTIKNLKFNTKYFYEVGIGHTTRSFWFLTPPKVGPDVPYTFGLIGDLGQTYNSNSTLAHYENNPLKGKAVLFVGDLSYADDYPFHDNERWDTWGRFTERSAAYQPWIWTAGNHEIDYAPEIGETKPFKPYKHRYRVPSKKSNSHYWYSIKRASAHIIVLSSYSAYGTYTPQYLWLEKELKNVDRKETPWLIVLMHAPMYNSYNAHYMEGETMRVLFEPWFVHYKVDVVFAGHVHAYERSERVSNIAYNVVNGLCSPVKDDSAPVYITIGDGGNIEGLATNMTQPQPKYSAFREASFGHGIFDIKNRTHAYFSWHRNEDGYAVTADSLWFLNRIFMNDHL; encoded by the exons ATGGACTTTCCGAggtttatttttgttatatctGTTCTTACAGTAATGTTTCTGAGTTCAGGTAAAATTTGCAGTGGATCATTCACAAGTAGTTTTGTTAGGAAAGCTGAGAAAGGTGTCGATATGCCACTTGATAGCGACGTCTTCAACATACCTTTGGGCTATAATGCCCCTCAACAG GTCCACATAACACAAGGAGATCACAAGGGGAAGGAAATGATTGTGTCATGGACTACGATGGATGAAGCAGGTTCGAATACAGTTCTTTATTGGAGTGAAGaaaacaagaacaagaacaaggcTGAAGGCATAGTTATTACCTACAAATTCTATAATTATACTTCTGGATACATTCATCATTGCACCATCAAGAATTTGAAG TTCAATACGAAATATTTCTATGAAGTTGGAATTGGACATACCACAAGAAGTTTCTGGTTTCTTACACCGCCTAAGGTTGGCCCTGATGTTCCCTACACATTTGGTCTCATAG GAGATCTTGGACAGACCTATAACTCAAACTCTACGCTTGCACATTATGAAAATAATCCATTGAAAGGAAAGGCTGTGTTGTTTGTTGGAGATCTTTCCTACGCGGATGATTATCCATTTCATGACAATGAGAGGTGGGATACATGGGGAAGATTCACTGAGAGAAGTGCTGCTTATCAGCCTTGGATCTGGACTGCTGGGAATCATGAGATTGATTATGCTCCAGAAATT GGAGAAACGAAGCCGTTTAAGCCTTATAAACACAGGTATCGAGTCCCTTCCAAGAAATCAAACAGCCATTACTGGTACTCCATCAAAAGAGCATCAGCACATATAATTGTCCTGTCATCCTATTCTGCCTACG GCACCTATACTCCTCAATATTTGTGGCTTGAAAAGGAGCTGAAGAATGTCGACAGGAAGGAAACGCCATGGTTAATTGTTCTTATGCATGCTCCTATGTATAATAGCTACAATGCTCATTATATGGAAGGTGAAACCATGAGGGTTTTGTTTGAACCATGGTTTGTACATTACAAAGTTGATGTTGTTTTTGCCGGTCATGTTCATGCCTATGAACGCTCT GAAAGAGTATCGAACATTGCTTATAACGTCGTCAATGGATTATGTAGTCCTGTCAAAGATGATTCTGCTCCTGTTTACATAACCATTGGTGATGGAGGAAATATTGAGGGTCTGGCCACCAA CATGACACAACCACAACCGAAGTACTCAGCATTTCGGGAGGCCAGTTTTGGGCATGGAATATTTGACATCAAGAACAGGACACATGCTTACTTCAGTTGGCATCGGAATGAAGACGGATATGCTGTTACTGCTGATAGCTTATGGTTCTTGAACAGAATTTTTATGAATGATCATCTCTAA
- the LOC108206821 gene encoding purple acid phosphatase 2, which produces MGFVSSGFVVAVVVLLSSSVLCNGGITSSFVRKVEKTIDMPFHSDVFSVPPGYNAPQQVHITQGDHEGKAMIVSWVTMEEPGSSTVSYWSENSKHKNKAMGNFNTYKYYNYTSGYIHHCTLRNLKFDTKYFYEVGIGQTPRTFWFVTPPAVGPDVPYTFGLIGDLGQTYDSNSTLTHYEHNPIVGKAVLYVGDLSYADNHPNHDNVKWDTWGRFVERSTAYQPWIWTTGNHEIDYAPEIGESVPFKPFTHRYRTPHKASNSSDPFWYSIKRASAYVIVLSSYSAYGMYTPQYQWLYEELPKVNRSETPWLIVLVHSPWYNSYKYHYMEGESMRVMYEPWFVQYKVDIVFAGHVHAYERSERVSNIAYNIVNGICRPVSDQSAPVYITIGDGGNIEGLATIMTEPQPEYSAFREASFGHAVLDIKNRTHAYYAWHRNQDGDSVKGDALWIFNRYWHQIDDSTTSRSG; this is translated from the exons ATGGGGTTTGTTTCTTCTGGTTTTGTTGTTGCAGTTGTGGTGCTGCTCAGCTCATCAGTGTTGTGCAATGGAGGGATCACCAGTTCTTTTGTCAGGAAAGTTGAGAAGACCATTGACATGCCTTTTCACAGTGATGTTTTTTCAGTTCCTCCTGGCTATAATGCTCCTCAACAG GTTCATATAACTCAAGGAGATCATGAGGGGAAGGCGATGATAGTGTCATGGGTAACTATGGAAGAACCTGGTTCAAGCACAGTTTCTTATTGGAGTGAGAACAGCAAACACAAGAACAAGGCAATGGGCAACTTTAACACCTATAAATACTACAATTATACTTCTGGTTACATCCATCACTGCACTCTCAGGAATTTGAAG TTTGATACTAAGTACTTTTATGAGGTCGGCATCGGACAAACACCAAGAACCTTTTGGTTCGTGACTCCTCCTGCAGTTGGACCTGATGTCCCATACACTTTCGGTCTTATAG GGGATCTTGGTCAGACTTATGATTCAAATAGTACCCTTACGCATTACGAACATAATCCAATAGTAGGTAAAGCTGTTTTATACGTGGGGGATCTGTCTTATGCTGATAACCACCCAAATCATGACAATGTTAAGTGGGATACATGGGGAAGGTTTGTTGAGAGAAGTACCGCATATCAACCTTGGATATGGACTACTGGGAATCATGAGATAGATTACGCCCCTGAAATT GGTGAAAGCGTACCGTTCAAGCCTTTTACTCATCGTTATCGTACCCCACACAAAGCATCAAACAGTAGTGATCCATTTTGGTACTCAATCAAGAGAGCTTCAGCCTATGTTATTGTTTTGTCCTCGTACTCAGCATATG GCATGTACACTCCGCAGTACCAATGGCTTTACGAGGAGCTACCAAAAGTGAACAGAAGTGAAACACCATGGTTAATTGTTCTAGTGCATTCCCCGTGGTATAATAGCTACAAGTATCATTATATGGAAGGTGAAAGTATGAGAGTTATGTATGAACCATGGTTTGTACAATACAAAGTTGACATCGTTTTTGCAGGGCATGTTCACGCGTATGAACGATCA GAACGTGTATCGAACATTGCATATAACATTGTTAATGGAATTTGTCGTCCTGTAAGTGACCAATCTGCACCGGTATACATAACCATTGGTGATGGAGGAAATATTGAAGGCTTGGCAACCAT TATGACAGAGCCACAACCAGAGTATTCAGCTTTTCGTGAGGCAAGTTTTGGCCATGCTGTGCTTGATATCAAGAACAGGACCCATGCTTACTATGCTTGGCATCGCAATCAAGATGGAGATTCTGTTAAGGGGGATGCTTTGTGGATTTTCAACCGATACTGGCATCAAATTGATGATTCCACAACTTCACGTTCAGGATAA
- the LOC108204359 gene encoding protein CHROMATIN REMODELING 35: protein MDDSWLSPCPRSHFSSPISSSSTHDVYTNRNKRKAREDAASSSPKISCCCHFTVGDLLKELDSGKYGNVSKEMNDLFDRRMASLQPFYKTLSKSASSYPVDDGHDTTKQSNIGDDLDELDNGNKRRDAAHHIIIIDSDEEPEDQIVAQVHQDDLLTESPANVLKASIDGDPSVSDKSRKDNGFNVHMEDNMVEKTKEPSLVPETYIQEKDTYTSVKDDLAAENKEPSLFPETYIEKKGTYIGVEDDFTDEDDEQYENNGAELAGMFQEMTFALESCKDTSVNDSPHEHETDDEEDCDHSYILKDDIGYVCRICGIIQKKIDSIIEYQYAKKTSNRTYKYEKDSIRDEEVDDILPGKMRSSGHDLVATEFYAHPRHSKVMKPHQVAGFNFLARNLVNDNPGGCILAHAPGSGKTLMIISFIQSFMAKDPSARPLVVLPKGILPIWKKEFLSWQVDKVPLLDFYSVNATGRTQQLEVLKQWVNTRSILFLGYMQFTSIVCDDSSDENTSTCQKFLLKRTSLLIMDEGHTPRNEDTDQLASLERVETPRKVVLSGTLYQNHVKEVFNILNLVRPRFLKLESSKDSKRRILSIIETTKKGNLFKKRDHEFYEMVEESLLRDGNLDLKANIIQGLRDMTSKVLHYYKGDSLDELPGLVDFTLFLNLSPQQKREVVELKKSGGRFKMSSDGGSIYVHPGLKSLIKCTARKDRLDEIRIDKILKNLDINSGVKAKFYLNLLRLCESTGEKLLVFSQYLPPMKFLERLTMKLKGWSLGKEIFMITGDLENNVRELHMESFNNSSDSRVLFGSIKACSEGISLVGASRIIVLDVHVNPSVTRQAIGRAFRPGQVRKVYTYRLVAAESPEQEDHSTCFKKESIPKLWFEWNGVCRPEYFQLEKLDVTDCGDNFLETPSLHEDVLSLYKR, encoded by the exons ATGGACGATTCGTGGTTGTCTCCGTGTCCGCGGTCCCATTTTTCTTCCCCAATTTCATCCTCCTCTACACATG ATGTTTACACAAACAGAAACAAAAGAAAAGCTAGGGAAGATGCCGCATCCAGCTCTCCAAAGATCTCATGTTGTTGTCACTTTACAGTAGGTGATCTCTTGAAGGAGCTTGATTCAGGTAAATATGGAAATGTTTCCAAAGAGATGAATGATCTGTTCGACCGCAGAATGGCTTCACTGCAGCCTTTTTATAAAACTCTGTCCAAATCTGCGAGCAGCTACCCTGTTGATGATGGCCATGACACGACAAAGCAGTCCAATATAGGAGACGATTTAGATGAACTGGATAATGGGAACAAGAGAAGGGATGCAGCAcatcatataattattattgattCAGATGAAGAGCCTGAAGATCAAATAGTTGCCCAAGTACATCAGGATGACCTCTTGACAGAAAGCCCTGCTAATGTTTTAAAG GCTTCCATAGATGGTGATCCAAGCGTTTCTGATAAATCAAGGAAAGACAATGGCTTCAATGTACATATGGAAGATAATATGGTAGAGAAAACCAAAGAGCCAAGCCTTGTTCCTGAAACATATATTCAGGAAAAGGACACTTATACCAGTGTGAAGGATGACTTAGCTGCGGAAAACAAAGAGCCAAGCTTGTTTCCTGAAACATATATTGAGAAGAAAGGTACTTATATCGGTGTGGAGGATGATTTcactgatgaagatgatgagcaGTATGAAAACAATGGTGCAGAGCTGGCTGGTATGTTTCAGGAGATGACATTTGCATTAGAATCTTGCAAG GATACCTCTGTAAATGATTCTCCCCATGAGCACGAAACAGATGATGAGGAAGATTGCGACCATTCTTATATCTTAAAGGATGACATTGGCTATGTTTGTCGTATATGTGgaattattcagaaaaaaattgatTCCATAATTGAATACCAGTATGCAAAG AAAACAAGTAATAGaacatataaatatgaaaaggACTCCATTAGAGATGAAGAGGTGGATGACATTCTGCCTGGTAAGATGCGGTCATCTGGACATGATCTTGTTGCGACTGAATTCTATGCTCATCCAAGGCACAGCAAGGTGATGAAACCTCATCAAGTTGCGGGTTTTAACTTTTTGGCGAGAAACCTTGTAAATGATAATCCGGGTGGCTGCATCCTGGCCCATGCTCCAGGATCTGGTAAAACTTTAATGATAATCAGCTTTATCCAGAGTTTCATGGCAAAAGATCCCTCAGCAAGACCACTTGTAGTGCTGCCCAAAGGTATCTTGCCAATTTGGAAGAAGGAATTTTTGTCATGGCAAGTAGACAAGGTCCCTTTACTTGATTTTTATTCTGTGAATGCTACTGGTAGAACTCAGCAACTGGAAGTTCTGAAACAATGGGTTAATACACGAAGTATTCTCTTCCTGGGATATATGCAGTTTACTTCAATTGTATGTGACGATAGTAGTGATGAAAATACTTCTACCTGTCAGAAATTTCTGTTAAAGCGAACGTCACTTCTTATCATGGACGAAGGTCACACTCCTAGAAATGAGGATACTGATCAGTTGGCTTCCCTTGAAAGAGTTGAGACACCTCGAAAGGTCGTGCTTTCTGGAACGCTTTACCAGAACCATGTTAAGGAGGTCTTTAACATTCTAAATCTCGTAAGACCAAGGTTTTTGAAGCTGGAATCATCCAAGGATTCTAAAAGGCGTATATTGAGTATAATAGAAACTACAAAGAAAGGGAACTTGTTTAAAAAAAGAGATCATGAATTTTACGAAATGGTAGAGGAATCGCTCCTGCGAGATGGCAACCTTGACCTGAAGGCAAACATCATACAAGGTCTTAGGGACATGACTAGCAAAGTTCTTCACTACTACAAGGGTGATTCCCTTGATGAGCTTCCTGGCCTTGTTGATTTCACATTGTTTCTAAATCTCAGCCCTCAACAGAAACGTGAAGTCGTAGAACTGAAGAAATCGGGAGGAAGATTCAAGATGAGCTCTGACGGAGGCTCGATATATGTGCACCCAGGTTTAAAAAGTCTTATAAAGTGCACTGCAAGAAAAGACAGACTTGATGAGATCAGGATTGATAAGATActcaagaatttggatattaATTCTGGAGTAAAAGCCAAGTTTTATCTTAATCTGCTTCGTTTGTGTGAGTCGACTGGCGAGAAGCTCCTCGTGTTCAGTCAATACCTTCCTCCCATGAAATTCCTAGAAAGATTAACCATGAAGCTTAAAGGTTGGAGTCTGGGTAAGGAAATCTTTATGATCACAGGTGACCTGGAAAATAATGTTCGAGAATTGCACATGGAAAGCTTTAACAATTCCTCGGATTCCAGGGTTTTATTCGGATCTATTAAAGCCTGTAGTGAAGGTATATCACTTGTGGGGGCTTCTCGCATAATTGTACTGGACGTTCATGTAAACCCTTCAGTTACTCGCCAGGCGATTGGGCGTGCATTCCGACCAGGCCAGGTGAGAAAGGTGTACACATATCGACTGGTTGCTGCAGAATCACCAGAACAGGAAGACCACTCCACTTGTTTTAAGAAGGAGTCTATTCCGAAACTGTGGTTTGAGTGGAATGGGGTCTGCCGTCCAGAATATTTCCAGCTAGAGAAACTCGATGTGACAGATTGTGGTGATAATTTCCTGGAAACCCCGAGTTTACATGAAGATGTTCTTTCCCTCTATAAAAG GTAA